Proteins from a single region of Clupea harengus chromosome 5, Ch_v2.0.2, whole genome shotgun sequence:
- the cand2 gene encoding cullin-associated NEDD8-dissociated protein 2: MSSVAYYISNLLEKMTSTDKDFRFMATNDLMMELQKDSIKLDEDSERKVVAMLLKLLEDKNGEVQNLAVKCLGPLVSKVKEYQVETMVDTLCSNMVSDKEQLRDISSMGLKTVIAELPPTTSGMALTCNVCKKITSQLIGALGKQDDVSIQLEALDILSDMLSRLSGALSSFHISILSSLLPQLTSSRMAVRKRTIIALGHLVPSCSPALFTQLTEHLLTELTRGTPTSNTRTYIQCLATVSHHGGHRVGEHLEKIVPMVVKFCNVEDDELREYCFQAFEAFVRRCPKEMSPHITTVIKLCLKYITYDPNYNYDGDDDQEDSMETEEDEDEESDDEYSDDDDMSWKVRRSSVKCLETVISNRRDLLVDLYGSVCPTLVSCFKEREENVRTDIFLAFVALLRQTHPVAGATVVLEPGAKESPAVTLLKKQVPTVVKALHKQLKEKSMKSRQGCVSLLTELANVLPGALGEHIPALIPGIVYSLTDKSTSSNMKIDALAFLHVLLSSHTPEVFHPHISVILPPVVRCVDDSFYKIISEALLVTLQVVKIIRPVDKPSSFDAKPYVKDIFSATVKRLKAADIDQEVKERAISCMGYIVSHLGDQLGGDLQPTLQIFLERLKNEITRLTAVKTITLVAASPLKIDLRPILTEGIPILASFLRKKQRALKLGTLTALNVIVTNYSDSLKPPMIDAVLAELPALIQESDMHVSQVAITLLACMAKACPSSPSKIGGTILPEVLRLVHSPLLQGGALSSILDFLQALVLTKSSNMSYNDLLKALTGPFYGAKTSDLPMHRQAYYSVAKCVAALASACTKEASGMITNLIQEVKSSKSSESVRILSFLCLGEAGRSMNLSGQKELRNVILEAFSSPNEEIKSAASCALGNICVGNLEEYLPFMLTEIGSQPKKQYLLLHSLKEVISASSPEHLKPHLENVWALLFKNCECPEEGTRNVVAECLGKLTLANPSELLPRLKKQLSSGSPLARSTVVTAVKFTIVDQPVPIDSLLKGCIGDFLKTLQDPDLNVRRVALVMLNSAAHNKPALIRGLLSKVLPHLYNETQIRKDLIREVEMGPFKHTVDDGLDVRKAAFECMYTLLDSCLDCLDIFEFLDHVEEGLKDHYDIRMLTFIMLARLSSLCPSAVVQRLDRLVEPLRATCTTKVKAGSVKQEFEKQEELRRSAMRAVAALLSISEVEKSPAMADFANQIRSNAEMATIFESVQGDVMSGGVEAMDTS; the protein is encoded by the exons ATGTCGAGTGTCGCCTATTACATCTCTAATTTGCTAGAAAAAATGACATCCACTGACAAAGATTTTCG GTTCATGGCCACCAATGACCTGATGATGGAGTTGCAGAAGGACTCAATAAAACTAGacgaggacagtgagaggaaggTGGTGGCTATGTTGCTCAAACTACTGGAGGACAAGAATGGAGAGGTCCAGAATTTGGCAGTAAAATG TCTGGGTCCCCTCGTGAGCAAGGTGAAGGAGTACCAGGTGGAGACCATGGTGGACACTCTCTGCAGTAATATGGTGTCAGACAAAGAGCAGCTCAGAGACATCTCCAGCATGGGGTTGAAAACAGTCATTGCTGAGCTACCGCCAACAACCTCAG GCATGGCCCTGACCTGTAACGTGTGTAAGAAGATCACCTCTCAGCTGATCGGAGCTCTGGGGAAGCAGGACGACGTGTCCATCCAACTGGAGGCTCTGGATATCCTGTCAGACATGCTCAGCAG gttgaGTGGCGCCTTGTCCAGTTTCCACATCTCCATCCTGTCCAGCCTGCTGCCCCAGCTGACCAGCTCCCGTATGGCCGTGCGGAAGCGCACCATCATCGCCCTTGGCCACCTCGTGCCCAGCTGCAGCCCAGCCCTCTTCACACAGCTCACGGAGCACCTGCTTACCGAGCTCACCCGCGGCACCCCCACCTCCAACACCCGTACCTACATCCAGTGCCTGGCCACCGTCAGTCACCACGGAGGACACAGAGTCG GGGAACACCTTGAGAAGATTGTGCCAATGGTGGTCAAGTTCTGCAATGTTGAAGATGATGAACTGAGGGAGTACTGCTTTCAGGCCTTTGAAGCCTTTGTGCGCAG atgtccCAAGGAAATGTCCCCTCACATCACCACAGTGATTAAATTATGTCTGAAGTACATCACCTATGACCCCAATTATAACTATGATGGGGACGATGACCAAGAGGATTCCATGGAAACtgaagaggatgaagatgagg AGTCAGACGATGAGTACAGTGACGATGACGACATGAGTTGGAAGGTCCGACGGTCCTCAGTGAAGTGCCTGGAGACAGTGATCAGCAATCGCCGTGACCTTCTGGTGGACCTGTACGGTTCCGTCTGCCCCACCCTGGTGTCCTGCTTCAAGGAACGCGAGGAGAACGTGCGAACGGACATCTTCCTGGCCTTTGTGGCGCTCCTCAGGCAGACCCACCCGGTAGCGGGGGCAACAGTTGTCCTTGAGCCTGGGGCAAAAGAGTCGCCCGCGGTCACCCTGCTCAAGAAACAG GTGCCCACAGTGGTGAAGGCCCTGCATAAGCAACTGAAGGAGAAGAGCATGAAGTCCAGACAGGGCTGCGTTAGTCTGCTCACAGAGCTGGCCAACGTGCTGCCCGGAGCCCTGGGAGAGCACATACCTGCACTCATACCCG GTATTGTGTATTCCCTCACTGATAAGTCCACCTCGTCCAACATGAAGATTGACGCCCTTGCCTTCCTCCATGTTCTTCTGTCCAGCCATACCCCTGAAGTCTTTCACCCCCACATCAGCGTCATCTTACCGCCTGTTGTGCGTTGTGTGGACGACTCCTTCTACAAAATCATCTCTGAAGCCCTTTTAGTCACCCTACAGGTGGTGAAGATCATTCGACCAGTGGACAAACCCTCCTCTTTTGACGCCAAACCCTATGTGAAAGACATCTTCTCTGCCACCGTAAAGAGGCTGAAGGCAGCAGACATAGACCAGGAAGTGAAGGAGAGGGCCATTTCCTGTATGGGCTACATCGTCAGCCATCTTGGAGACCAACTGGGTGGAGACCTGCAGCCCACCCTGCAGATCTTCCTCGAGAGATTGAAGAACGAGATCACCCGCCTCACGGCCGTGAAGACAATCACACTGGTCGCGGCGTCCCCGCTCAAGATCGACCTGCGTCCCATCCTCACAGAGGGCATCCCCATCCTGGCCTCCTTCCTGCGGAAGAAGCAACGAGCCCTCAAGCTGGGCACACTGACCGCTCTCAACGTGATCGTGACGAACTACAGTGACAGCCTCAAGCCGCCCATGATCGATGCCGTGCTCGCGGAGCTGCCGGCGCTCATCCAGGAGAGTGACATGCACGTGTCTCAGGTGGCCATCACGCTTCTGGCCTGCATGGCTAAAGCCTGCCCATCTTCCCCCTCCAAGATCGGTGGCACTATCCTACCCGAGGTGCTCCGTCTGGTCCACTCCCCGCTGCTCCAGGGAGGGGCTCTGAGCTCCATCCTGGACTTCTTGCAGGCCCTGGTGCTGACAAAGTCCAGCAACATGAGCTACAATGATCTGCTGAAAGCTTTAACAGGTCCCTTCTATGGAGCTAAAACATCAGATCTTCCCATGCATCGCCAGGCCTACTATTCCGTCGCCAAGTGTGTGGCTGCCCTGGCCTCGGCATGCACCAAAGAAGCTTCTGGAATGATCACCAACCTCATCCAGGAAGTGAAGAGCTCCAAGTCATCCGAGTCGGTGCGGATCCTGTCCTTCCTGTGCCTGGGCGAGGCCGGCCGTTCCATGAACCTAAGCGGGCAGAAGGAGCTGAGGAACGTCATCCTGGAGGCGTTTTCATCCCCCAACGAGGAGATCAAATCGGCCGCCTCCTGCGCCCTGGGCAACATCTGCGTGGGGAACCTGGAGGAGTACCTGCCCTTCATGCTGACGGAGATCGGCAGCCAGCCCAAGAAGCAGTACCTGCTGTTGCACTCCCTGAAGGAGGTGATCAGCGCCTCCTCGCCCGAGCACCTTAAGCCCCATCTAGAGAATGTCTGGGCACTGCTCTTTAAGAACTGCGAGTGCCCTGAGGAGGGAACGCGGAACGTGGTTGCTGAGTGCTTGGGGAAGCTCACACTGGCCAACCCCTCTGAGCTGTTGCCCCGGCTTAAGAAGCAGCTGTCATCAG GGTCCCCTCTCGCACGCAGTACCGTTGTCACAGCTGTGAAATTCACAATTGTTGATCAGCCCGTGCCCATTGACTCACTACTGAAAGGCTGCATAG GTGACTTCCTGAAGACCCTGCAGGACCCTGATCTGAATGTGAGGCGGGTTGCCTTGGTGATGCTGAACTCAGCAGCCCACAACAAGCCTGCACTGATTCGAGGCCTCTTAAGTAAAGTGCTCCCTCACCTCTACAACGAGACACAGATCAGAAAAGACCTTATACGAGAG GTAGAGATGGGACCCTTTAAGCACACAGTGGATGACGGTCTGGACGTGCGCAAAGCTGCGTTTGAGTGCATGTACACGCTGCTGGACAGCTGTCTCGACTGCCTGGACATCTTTGAATTccttgaccacgtggaggaagGGCTCAAGGACCACTATGATATCAGG ATGCTGACGTTCATCATGCTGGCCAGGCTGTCATCTCTGTGCCCCAGTGCAGTAGTGCAGAGGCTGGATCGACTGGTGGAGCCACTGAGGGCCACATGCACTACAAAG GTGAAGGCGGGATCGGTGAAGCAGGAGTTTGAGAAGCAGGAGGAGCTTAGGCGCTCTGCCATGCGTGCCGTGGctgccctcctctccatcaGCGAGGTCGAGAAGAGCCCTGCCATGGCAGACTTTGCCAACCAGATTCGCTCCAATGCAGAGATGGCCACCATCTTTGAGAGCGTGCAAGGAGACGTCATGTCAGGCGGTGTGGAAGCCATGGATACCAGTTAA
- the rpl32 gene encoding 60S ribosomal protein L32: MVALRPLTKPKIVKKRTKKFIRHQSDRYVKIAKNWRKPRGIDNRVRRRFKGQMLMPNIGYGSNKKTKHMLPSGFRKFLVHNVKELEVLMMSNKTHCAEIAHNVSSKNRKLIVERAAQLAVKVTNPNARLRSEENE; the protein is encoded by the exons ATGGTGGCCCTCAGACCCCTCACGAAACCTAAAATTGTGAAGAAGAGGACAAAGAAGTTCATCAGGCATCAATCGGACCGATATGTCAAGATCGCC AAAAACTGGAGGAAGCCCAGGGGTATTGACAACAGGGTCCGCAGGCGATTCAAGGGTCAGATGCTGATGCCAAACATTGGTTATGGTAGCAACAAGAAGACCAAGCACATGCTGCCCTCCGGATTCAGGAAGTTCCTCGTCCACAATGTCAAAGAACTCGAAGTTCTGATGATGAGCAACAA GACCCACTGCGCAGAGATCGCCCACAATGTGTCCTCCAAGAACAGGAAGCTTATTGTGGAGAGGGCAGCTCAGTTGGCCGTCAAGGTTACCAATCCCAATGCCAGACTGCGCAGCGAGGAGAATGAATAA